From the genome of Glycine soja cultivar W05 chromosome 14, ASM419377v2, whole genome shotgun sequence:
AGTTGAGTAATTACCACATCATCAAGAGCAAGTCTTAGAACAGCAAGTTGCCTCCTATTATCACCATTAACACCATCAACATCAGTAATCCCATTAATATACTCCTCTTGTGTGGTTATATGTCTTGAATGAAGGGATAAAATGGGTTTTGATGCCTTCATTACTTCATAATATCTTTCAGGTGAGATCCCAATTCTTTCTACTAACTCTTCTTCCGTTGGTGACCTCTGGAGCTCAAATGTTAACTTAAGTTTAGTTCTTTGGATATCTACTCTTACCTATACCAAATGAATATGAGAGATGTTATAAAAAGCTTCTACCTGAGCAAAGTCTAATAATTTAACTAAGTCTACAAATAATTTCCTAAACTACATATTTTCTTTGAATATCTTTGGAAAAATTAAATGTGATCAAAGCACCAATCAATTTtgatattctattttatttataaaacttcaaaaaaaatccaaatctaGTGCCTAAGGAAAACAATCATGGATCTTTCCTTCTTTCACTTTCAACCACAACAAACAGGCCAATtagcaatttcaatttctttaaaCTGCCATATGATTTTGGCCAAATATAATAAAGAATGCTGCTTatctaaaatctaaaattagtAACAAAAGCTATTCATTTGATACTTAAACCCAAAACTAATTGCCATGCACTGATAAGAAAAATGCATACCCTTTCAAGTCCAAAAGGAACGCGTGTGAAGCTTGAGAGGGTTATGGAACGAACGATAGAATGTCTTATCCAAAATAAACTGTATGTAGATAGCTGAAGTCTTCTTTTTGGCTCAAAACGATCAATTGCTGTGATAAGTCCCTTAACTCCTGCCTGACAAAGATCTTGAAACCTCCGGCCACTTGCAAAATCTTGAAAATATTTGCTAATCACGAACAACACAAGCCGGAGATTGTGCTGCAACCGACATCACAATGGTTTCTTAATCTCAGTATAACTAATACTCATTCCAAAGAATAGCAACAAACACTGCAACAATTAAACCATTCATATCCAAAGagacaaagagagagaagaaaaaggaacGGAGATGTCATATATCACTGATCTTCGAAGGCTTCTTATAAGCCAATCTAAAATAAGAGTTGAACATTCCATGTTACCTTTATGAGCTTGTTTCTTGCAGCTCGGCCAACCTCTATAGCTTTCCTTACTTGAATAATGCTCATGTTTGTTGCATCAGCTAGTTCACCATCTGTAATTTCTTTCCCCACTGACTGTAAATCTTCTTTTGCTTGTAGGAGTGCCTGAACAATAACAATTATGGCCTAATATCAGAAATTCATACATTTTCTCTCAGCATCTTAAGCTATTAAATTTAAGGATTCCTTGACAACAAAAGCTTTCATGACTGTATGCTCAAGAAGCAGATCTGTGACAACTCATTCTCATGATTAAATTTCCACAGTTAAGAACAACCTCTGCTTTATGAATCCTTCAAAGGGGGAAAAATCACCTTCATTGGTTGCATCAACTTGAACAACCATGCATGCTCTGAAGAAGGAAGAACTGCCGGaatcttcattttcttccaGTCCATGCTAACTAAATCAGTTGATGCTGAATAATCCCTGATAAGCACATCAATATTTTGTACTCTATTCTTAACATTTCTTATCTTCTGAGTTTGGTCAATCACTTCCTCCTTTGCATTATTTTTCAATGTAATCCTCTTATCAAGACTCAATCGTTTGGCCTTCTTATTCTGGTTTCTAACCACAATATCACAATTTTCATCATCATGTTCATTACCAACCTTCTTCCTCCTCCACAAGACTCTCTCGACTTTACTATCAATATCTTCCATATTACAGGTATCAGATACAGGGctgagtttatatatattttcaagttTGGCTGCAGCTTCATTGTAGTCCATATCCAAGGTGCATGGAGAGGTTTCAACAATAGAGACAGCTCTCACTCTCTTCAGAGACTCACTAGTCTTTCCTACCCTTTTTTGGTCTTTCTTTGCTGTTTCTATGGGTAGAGGAATTTGCTCCTGAGGTGAAACCAAAGCGGctttattcaatttatttccTTTAAAAGCTACAATTAAAGGTCTTTTATGCACCTGCTGATGACTGGTCAACCTTGTATTCAATCTTAATGGCGTCCTAGCAGCTAAGGTAGAAACAGTAACAACTCCCATGCCAGGTTTCCTAAGCCGTGTTTAGAACATataaattgaaacaaatttCCAATGCAGAGATCCTACAACAGCAGAGCAATTTAATATCAATGACATGTGCTAGTAACAAAAGTGCATAGAGTATTGATTAACCATCAATGTAGCATCAATATCAACATTACTACCCAAAAGAATACTACGGTGAAAAGCCCAGATATTGGTTCTTAGAGACTGATTAGTCCATACCAATTTTACGCTAGTAAGATGGTTTCAATTGGTACACCGGTACTTCAAAATAACAGCAATAACTTAATAAGAAATCAACGAACAATCTTATAATACTCGCATCACCCACAATTCCCACAATGCAAACCTAATGTTTtctaaaaccaatttttttggttgttttttgGGTCCTCGTGACATAGGCGGGAAAAATCTATTGGTTTTATCAATTTGGCAACTGATTTTTCCTTCcaactacatttttcttttcattcacaGGACTCTTGAATCCAAGACCTTGCTTGAACGATCTGTGACTAACGTCACTTAGACTAACGAGTAACAACATATTGATGAACAATTTCATTTGTCCGAGGTCAACGACCACACGAGTCCCCCAACACACTAAGTGTGAGCGAAATCTCGCTCACAGTACGTGACCGCCATTGGTCCTAGATAATTTTGCACAGGAGAGAATCAAACACGGGTTTGTGGATACGTGTAATCAATCAGATTAATAAAATTGGTAACCAGAATGAAGAGTGGTTCAGTTCTACTCTACATACCAATGTACACAAAGAAAGATACAATGTttcgagagaaaaaaaatgaagcgaAGTAGTAGGCAACATTACTCGTACCTTAAACTGCAATGTCCGAGCCAAGTCCCGGAACCCACGCAGATTTTTCGACCACCGCGAAAATCTGAGAACGCACGCGTTGAGGTTGTGGTTTTGTTAAACGCGAGATACCAAAAATTCAGTGTCCACAAttttatgtatgaaaaaaaatcgACGGTCAGATCGGACTGTGGAATTGGAGAAGCAGCGTATGAACGGTACTCGTGGAATGGATGTGGCGTGTTAGCCGTGACGTGGCGAAGAAAGTTAATGTGGCGCTTTTGGAATGGGGGAGCAGATATTTCGGGGGGAAGCAGTAGATCACATCTGGGACACGTGGTTGGCTGATGGTTGAAGTGAAAAATATTTGATCTTTTTGTTTGGACCCGCGTTACGTGTGGTGGTGGTATGTCCAATACATGGCGGAATACCCGCCATACATCACTAATAATGcagtgaataataataataataatagaatttatGTTAGAAGTGTTTAAAATATAGTATGTTATGTCTATTAGTATATACATGTTTAAAAGTAGTTATGCCCTTTTAAGTGTTTGAGTATAATTTTAGATAAGTACTTATAAAATATGGTCtaatttcacaaattttatgattaaattttttaaaaaagtaaaattatgcATTTTGAAAAAAGAGTCGCGAAGGCCTATTGAcatcaaaaatatatatagggaTGAATAATATACTCTTATCTTGTTTTTAGTTGTAGTATATTAACGATGTACACAAAAAAATTTGGACAAAAATCCATCCACTTTTTGTTttagtaaattaattgaaagggATTTATTGTAATTAAGCATTTAAtgtttaagagaaataaaaaaaattgatttctcTCTTGTCTCCCTactcatttctctctcttttctctcactcaaaaaaataagaatttatgtGACAATATAGCTCGACTGTAATTTGTTTCGTGCAATGTGTAATACGATGGGAGAATAGAAAGCATTCAGAGAGATTCAAAGAGAATTAGAGAGAGATCTTTTTAGTCTAGTGTTATTGAGTTTCTGTCGTGATGTCTTTTGTGCGATTATAGAGTACCTATTTATAGTGTTTTCTCTCGTACTGTTACTAGTCACATGACTTATTATAAGTATTTGCTTATGGAGCCCAATTCTGAGGGTTGTGTTGAACTTATCCTAAGTCGGTTGCTACTAAGACATTCCTTGTTTTGAGCAATTTTTTAGGCTTATTGCTAGCTTATTATCCTCAAGTCGATCATAGTATGTTAAGTTGTGTGTCACATGTTCGTGACGTGTAAAGTTTATATTTATCCTGGAATAGTTGTTCCTAAGTTGATATTGTCTCAGAGAGCCATTGTCGGCTTATCAAGTAGAAAGTTGATATTTACCCCGAAACAATCACCCCTGAGTTGATGTTTCTCTTGGATTCAACTTTGTTAGAGTTGGTGGGGCGGACAATGTTTCCTTGAATTGTTGGAAGGCGAATTCGCACTCTTCTGTCTAGTTGaacatttatcttttttcaaaattttgaaaaagggTACACTTTTTCAGTTGACTTAGCCATGAACCTTGTTAATGCTGCCATTCAATTTTCAAATGTCCTTGATGACGTTCGAAGTCCGCATTTCCAGTATAGCTCGGCATTTCTCAAGTTTTAGCTCGATCCCTCTTTTTGACAATATGTAACCTAAGAACTTGCCTATTGACACCCCAAAAGCACATTTTTTTAGGATTTAAGCGCATGTTGTATTTTCGTAGTTAGGTGACGGTTTCTGCCAAATCCGTTATGTGTTGCTCTGGGGTGTTGCTCTTGACTATTATGTCATCGACATACACCTCTAAGTTCTAACCTatccatttttcaaaaatgtcGTTCATCATTCATTGGTATGTAGCTCCAACATTCTTTAGTCCAAAAGACATGACCTTGTAGTAGTAGTAGTTCGCCTTTTTTTCATGAAGGTTGTTTTCTCCTAGTTATCAGGATGTAATGGTATTTGGTTGTACCCTGAATAAACATCCATGGAACATAAATATCAGTAGTCGAAAGATCTATCCACCATTTTATCTATGTCGGGAAGCGGGTATGAGTCTTTCAGACAATGTTTGTTTAGATCAAGTAGTTAATGCACATTCTCCATTTTCCGTTATGCTTGTTAACTAGGATGATCTTGGCCAGCCAAGTCGTATGAAAGGTTTCGCTGAAGGGTTGACTTGCCTTTCAATTTCCTTAGCAACTCCTTCACTTGCCTTTCAATTTCCTCTAGGCATTCGAGAGTCATTTTCCTCCTTCTTTGACACACAGGTTTCACTAAAGGGTTTACTATCAACTTATGACAGAAAAAGTTTGGATCTATGCTCAACATATCCACCGGCTTCCATGCAAATACGTTGGCCTTTTCTTTGAGGAATAAGGAAAAAGCTTCCTTAGTCGTGTCATCCAAATTTAATCCAATGGACGTCATTGACTCATCTTCCTTTTTGATCTGGAGGTTTTGACATTTCCCTCCCAATTCTGGCCTAGGTGTCCATGCCATTTTCTTGATTTCCTTTCTTTAATCCAATTCAGTGAGCACTACCTCGGACTAAGTATTGGCCCTGGGTTCATAATCTATTTCCTCTTTCTTGTATGTGCCTTTTCGTTTTAGTGACTCCATGTAACAGTCGTGGGCCCTCTTTTGGTCCCCTTTCAATTTTATGGCTTGCATCTCATTGTCAAGGAACTTCATCGCCAAATGAATTGTTGAGATTACATCTCTCAGAGTATTCAAGGTTGGCCTACCCAATATAGCATTGTAAAAGGACTCAAGCTTTACCACAATGAACTTGACCACAAAGGTTCTTGTTACTTGTGTCTTTCCGAAGGTTACGTGTAGCTTTATGTATCCTATTGGGGATATGTGGTGACCAAAGAAACTTATTAGGTCCTCTTTCTAGGAAAGTAGCTCCGACTGTGGGATTCTAAGGTTCTTAAAGAAATCATAAAACATAATATCTATCGAGCTACCATTATCGACTGACAACCAATGTGCCTCCTTGTTATTTATGAATGCTTCCACCAACAAGGGATTGTCGTGCCCTGGAAAATTGACATGTCCATATACTTGTCGTTGAAGGTCAAAGGCGGGGGACTTCTTTTGGCCGACTCACGATATTGCCATGTGTGGTAGTTAGGACTTCCCTTGCATGCCTATTTCGCTTAATGTTTGAAGGGCCTTGAGTTCACGTGACAGGGGGTTTGGTTGCCTCTCAAAGGAATCTAACATGTTTTAGCTCAGATCCCTCCCGGTGTATCATCTACACATGAGTTTTTGTCTTCCTTTTTGGAGTTTTATGTTAGTATCTCGGGAAATGTTCTCTAGAATGACCTCCTCTTTGGTAATAGTCGGGACTTCTTGACCTTTTGTGTTGTTTATTGTGATGTGGTTTGTCATATCGAGATTTGTAATTCTCTTCTCAACCTTGTACATATAGTGTTTGCTCTCATGGCACTACTAACCATGTGACTTATTACAAGATTTTGTGTAGGAGGACCTATTTTGAGGGTTGTGTTATTGTCAGTCGGTTGCTACTAAAACGTTTCTTgctgtgataatttttttaggctTGTGGCCAACTTATTATCTTCAAGTTGGTCATTGTATGCTAAGCTTTGTGTCACGTGTTCGTGATGTGTAAAGTTGATATTTACTCCAGAATAGTGCCATTGTGTCGATATTATCTCAAAGAGACAATGTTGGCTTATTAAGTAGAAAGTTGATATTTACCTTGAAACAATTTTCCTTGagttgatatattattttaatgttatattattttattagattaaaaaataattgacgtAGTTTTAATTCTAAACGTCAGataatctaaaacaaaaatgttttaaacaAGCACACACAAATAACATACACAAATAACATGCAAATGCAGTTTTTATTTGCAACCATGTGAAGGATGTTCAGTCCAGATCTTCACACAAGGGAAGCTAAGTGCCCCACGTATATTAAGAATTCACAAAgtaagttttatatttatattaatttacaaTTGTTATTCATAATTGCATTAATAATCTTATGACAGTGTATACAGTATGGTTTTCTAGATGCTGAGACTGAGCAAGTtcatgctttatttttttatagttagcTTTCCTTTCTATTTCTTTGTATGCCTTCTATAATCTATTTGCTAAGCTGATTGCAATTTTTAGTTTTCCATTATGATATTACCAATATGTATAGTAAATTTCATTATCAATTTTCATCAATAAcaagaataataatattacCAATAATATTCCAACTTTGTTAATAATACCACAAGTAACTGATCTGCATTCTTTGTAATACTTTTCAGTGATGTCTTCCCAAGATTCAATTAGCACAGTATACAAATGCACGTTGAGAGGTGTTGCTGATCTTAAAATCTTgtgagttttcttttcttcacgtGTTCTATTCTcgttcttttatttaattgatttttttatcaactaattTTAAACAGGAGTAATTTAGAATAGCTAGTAAGAAACTTGATTGATAATCAATATATGACAACACAAAATCTTCACATGTTAAAGGAGTAGGTGTTGAGAGAAACTACACCAAGGCATTAGAGTGGCTAACAGTTAAAAGATCAAGGATTATCACTATccgagatataaaaaaaaaaaaaccaaggtCATATTGTGCTGAGTATATCTATACAAGTATAGGTTATTATattagaattttaatatttcttatcATCTGAGAGAGATACTTAAAAAGAGTTTGGCTATCTCAGTGCACCTGATTTTTTAAGGGATATTCCATTTCAGATATATGCTGGTAAAGATATCCTTTGTATGCCATGAAGAGAGAGGGCAGGGCCTTGGTGAAAATATCGAAATATATCTTAGGAAAGGAAAAGTTCAGTAACATTTCCATTTCTGTGTAGCTAATATAATTGGTAGTGTGAGCAGACAAAGCAATGAATCATGCCACTACTAATTAACATAAATAAGAGTTTGAAGTTTTCTAGTTTACTTAGTGAGAAGTCAGCAACTTGAGCATAGCCTCTTTAGATTTGTAGTTTCCATTGACTCATCATAATCTGAATGTATGGTGCCATTTTGTAAAGACATATAAAATTGCTCACAACAACAATCTGAGGTTCAGAGAAAATTTTGCATTCTTCCAGGGAAGAAAGTTGATTTGGGCAAAACaacatataaattattcatAAGCCATAAAGTTTGGTGATTATTTTTGACATGTGAAACTCAAAAACATGGATTGATTACTATTTTGTGTTTAGCAtagttttacttcttttatctATATTATTTCCTCCATGCAATTTGTATTCACCTGAAACTCACATTCTctgaaaaaacaaatttaatttgtgCTTGAATTGCAGATTATTTTAACTCATGAACATGCCGATGCAGTCCTTGGATTGGATTATGTACGTGTTGTGCGGGCTTTTAGTCCaactgttagtcgtcttatacgactaacttttgtatagaaaacattttccaaaacttgtatagttccccaatttatggttattttgtagtgatttttgtaaataaattttgttttatggttaaagttgtctctagaatatgtccattggatttaatgatgaaatatgtgcaatttcaggtgaaaatgaggctaagtcatgaagtgctaaaagtgacagttgagcttagctcattagtgggctaagcgcgcatccaccgctaagcgcgacagaagaatctggcagggcatcaatatcaaggtcgCGCGCTAAGCGCGGGATCAGTGTGCTAAGCACAGTAGTTGTCTTCAACCAGGCTTAGCGCACGACtagcgctaagctcaaatccacttactcgtgctaagcgtgagggtggcgctaagcgcaatgttgtgaattcagagcctatttaaagtctattttgtgcagaattagggtaacaACAAGAAGGCCAGGGCACAAAATTCCACATCACGCCACAatgcctatttcgggaaaagagctctagaggcagcaagaggaACAACTTTTGCAGAGATGCttaggttttgtaagcttattattgttagggtttcgtctgtaatggctggctaaacacccttgttggggatttctaatgaacagctgATGCAATTAtttcatatctaattgattttgtttcttgtgttcaatgcttctttcagtgcttaaattttgtattctCTTGGTCTAATCAACCATTTGTGTGCCTAGTTAGGTGATTttaacattgggaaatgtattgttgccttagaacttgaatgaagcagaaTTAAAACTTAGctttacaagagggatctgcagattaagttttggttttaagtatgttgttacaataatgctgtttggtctaagtctagtccaataagagggatctgaggacaaagcttaggctaaattaggctaaactttcgtatgctatttaagctaagtctaatccaacaagagggatctgaggatgagcttagtttaagttagtctaaacctaggagggTTGTCTAAATTGAgcttagtccaacaagagggatctaaggatgaagcttggattgattcagtccAACTAGGGattgaggtttagtaatttaggctatagtatagaacacaaaagcatgattgattagagaaacatccttatatgcatcagctagtctgttagaaagacccaacacttctacctactgctgtcaattttacttacttgcatttttactatttttatcctagacctagtttaattttgttttaaatcatcaattatcaatgtttctttcaacgatgccttatttctgaatttaacccgGTCTTGGACTAgtttccctgagttcgatactcagattcatctgttttaatttttaaatacttgacgatccggtgcgctttccggcaaaccggatttcccttgaatatatttgtacaaagaaaaagtggaacaaaaagtaaccacaggggaaatccaacaaagcatttatggcgccgttgccggggataTTAGATTTAAGAagagtttagtttagttttacggcattgctttatatttttctttttaattcattgattctttttgttcatattttagttatcgtacattcattgttcttttggaTTGGATAATTgatgttttgttttcttgtatgcaaagaagatctactgtaggtgatttgattcccattgatttggagattaacgccaCCTGTAGAAAGCGTAATTCAGagagaatcaattttttttgcagGATTTAGAAGCAGTAGCAACCCCAGAAGAAGAACCTCGATCTTtcgaggcatcttctagttttcctattgcaaGGCATTCTCATATAGAACCTGTTGAAGGTACaatcatggctgaagagccaagaagagtaaccctggaggattattcaagttctaatgtGCCATAATTTTTCACCAACATTGCACAACTAGAAGTTTGAGCACAAACCATTACATATCCACCATCATTGATTCAGCTAATTCAGAATAATCTGTTTCATGGtttaccaaatgaagacccatatgcaCACCTAGCCACTTACATTGAAATATGAAATACTATTAGGCTAGCTGGTGTGCCTGAAGATGCAATCCGATTGAGCTTGCTTTCATTCTCACTATctggagaagctaagaggtggcttcattcattcaaaggtaaCAGTCTTAAGACATGGGATGAAATTGTGGAGAAATTTCTAAAGAAATATATTCCTGAGTCTAAGACTGCGGAAGGAAAAGCTGCCATCTCTTTTTTTCACCAATTTCCAGATGAATCTCTGAGTGAGGCCTTAGAAAGATTTCATGGTTTATTGAGaaatgtggaagcaaagcttccaagcttattttgatgataccaaagactcaagtcaagaatcaagattcaagcaagtttcaagaaatcaaagagtcattcaatcaagaatcaagattcaagagaagactcaagatatgcaagaacttca
Proteins encoded in this window:
- the LOC114385048 gene encoding RNA polymerase sigma factor sigE, chloroplastic/mitochondrial-like, whose product is MGVVTVSTLAARTPLRLNTRLTSHQQVHKRPLIVAFKGNKLNKAALVSPQEQIPLPIETAKKDQKRVGKTSESLKRVRAVSIVETSPCTLDMDYNEAAAKLENIYKLSPVSDTCNMEDIDSKVERVLWRRKKVGNEHDDENCDIVVRNQNKKAKRLSLDKRITLKNNAKEEVIDQTQKIRNVKNRVQNIDVLIRDYSASTDLVSMDWKKMKIPAVLPSSEHAWLFKLMQPMKALLQAKEDLQSVGKEITDGELADATNMSIIQVRKAIEVGRAARNKLIKHNLRLVLFVISKYFQDFASGRRFQDLCQAGVKGLITAIDRFEPKRRLQLSTYSLFWIRHSIVRSITLSSFTRVPFGLERVRVDIQRTKLKLTFELQRSPTEEELVERIGISPERYYEVMKASKPILSLHSRHITTQEEYINGITDVDGVNGDNRRQLAVLRLALDDVLDSLKPKESLVIRQRYGLDGKGDRTLGEIAGNLNISREMVRKHEVKALMKLKHPARLDYLRRYVV